The following coding sequences lie in one Miscanthus floridulus cultivar M001 chromosome 9, ASM1932011v1, whole genome shotgun sequence genomic window:
- the LOC136483141 gene encoding wall-associated receptor kinase 2-like gives MSSLLLLVLLLAAKEATADSLPDARPGCQALCGDVEIPYPFGIGTICSRKGFEIDCINNGSAGEIPVLPTPDQNIRVLHLSVSPFPEARVVLPVAWRCFNSTGDITGSYAGDVDFNREGVYRISNTQNELFVLGCNTYAYNNGVRVYDSRFSYKYYTGCITVTNDKTDPRDDACAGLGCCRVDIPPGITDTSMTISGWSHANQEFCPCDYAFIVEKGNYTFKASDLISNNQTMPLHVDWTMPLRLDWAIRDNGSTTAVSCAQAPNKTDHEYACLGNHSECINSTNGPGYFCNCTQGYEGNPYVVGGCTNINECQYPQRYPCPSGSKCIDTNGGYKCKCNLFRRGEECRPIIPMTVVALLGTFVAIFFLVLLLWFIYMDGKRRVKRACFDKNGGEVLKEAAGIAIFTQEQLNKITNNYDTPIGKGAFGSVFLGEINEKERVAVKRSHFENKKGGQLQQGGEFVNEITFQFQNRHPNLVRLVGCCLETNIPVLVYEYISNGNLYNLLHGQRDKVLLLRTRLNIAIGSSEALAYMHSHADRDRIHGDVKTANILLNDNLMPKVSDFGSSRLLSTAKYATAVAADMSYIDPMYMMTHRFVPKSDVYSFGIVLLELITRKTVRYGKDRSLPVDFVKSSKEKGNARELYDGNILSHDGDQCHYCGECLDKIGALAVQCLMYDVDDRPTMAEVVDELKQAANLVDNCKQRAIVSQHTVAHV, from the exons ATGTCATCACTCCTGTTGCTTGTGCTGCTCCTTGCAGCAAAGGAAGCCACTGCAGACAGCCTCCCTGATGCGAGACCGGGCTGCCAGGCTCTCTGCGGAGACGTGGAGATACCATACCCATTCGGCATCGGCACCATCTGCTCCCGCAAAGGCTTCGAGATCGACTGCATCAACAACGGCAGCGCCGGCGAGATTCCCGTGCTACCTACGCCCGACCAGAACATTCGGGTGCTGCACCTGTCCGTGTCGCCATTCCCGGAGGCTCGGGTGGTTCTTCCGGTGGCATGGCGGTGCTTCAACTCCACCGGAGACATCACTGGGAGCTACGCGGGCGACGTCGACTTCAACAGAGAGGGCGTATATCGCATCTCCAACACACAGAATGAGCTCTTCGTCCTCGGCTGCAACACCTATGCCTACAACAATGGCGTCAGGGTGTACGACAGCCGCTTCAGTTACAAGTACTACACGGGATGCATCACCGTCACCAATGACAAAACGGACCCCCGTGATGATGCCTGCGCGGGCCTCGGCTGCTGCCGCGTCGACATCCCGCCAGGCATCACGGATACCAGCATGACCATATCTGGCTGGTCGCACGCCAACCAGGAGTTCTGCCCCTGCGACTATGCCTTCATCGTAGAGAAGGGCAACTACACCTTCAAGGCATCCGACCTTATATCCAACAACCAGACCATGCCTCTGCATGTGGACTGGACCATGCCGCTGCGTCTCGACTGGGCCATCCGCGACAACGGCTCGACGACTGCCGTCTCCTGCGCTCAGGCACCCAACAAGACTGATCATGAGTATGCCTGCCTTGGCAACCACAGCGAGTGCATCAACTCAACCAATGGCCCTGGGTACTTCTGCAATTGTACCCAAGGCTACGAGGGTAACCCCTACGTCGTTGGTGGATGCACGA ATATCAACGAATGCCAATATCCACAAAGATATCCTTGTCCAAGTGGTAGCAAATGCATTGACACAAACGGAGGCTACAAGTGTAAATGCAATTTATTCCGAAGAGGAGAGGAATGTCGTCCCATAATTCCCATGACTGTTGTTGCTCTATTAG GAACGTTTGTCGCAATCTTTTTTCTAGTGCTCCTACTCTGGTTCATTTACATGGATGGAAAGCGGCGAGTGAAGAGGGCCTGCTTTGACAAAAATGGGGGTGAAGTACTTAAGGAAGCAGCTGGCATTGCCATATTCACACAAGAGCAGCTGAACAAAATAACAAACAACTACGACACCCCCATTGGAAAAGGTGCCTTCGGCAGCGTCTTCTTGGGAGAAATCAACGAGAAGGAGCGAGTTGCGGTTAAACGTTCTCATTTTGAGAACAAGAAAGGTGGTCAGCTTCAGCAAGGGGGTGAATTTGTGAATGAGATCACCTTCCAGTTCCAAAATAGACACCCAAACCTGGTTCGCCTTGTTGGGTGCTGTTTGGAGACAAATATCCCTGTTCTGGTCTACGAGTATATCAGTAATGGGAACCTCTACAACCTACTTCATGGGCAGAGGGATAAGGTGCTCCTGCTAAGGACACGCCTCAACATTGCCATTGGCTCTTCAGAAGCTCTTGCTTATATGCATTCACATGCTGATCGTGACCGCATCCATGGTGATGTCAAGACTGCCAATATCCTCTTGAATGACAACCTCATGCCGAAGGTCTCCGATTTTGGATCATCGAGGCTTTTGTCAACCGCTAAGTATGCCACGGCTGTGGCAGCAGATATGAGCTACATAGACCCAATGTATATGATGACACATCGTTTTGTACCAAAGAGTGATGTCTACAGCTTTGGAATCGTTCTTCTTGAGCTGATAACCCGGAAGACGGTCCGGTATGGGAAAGATAGAAGCCTGCCCGTGGACTTTGTCAAGTCTTCTAAAGAGAAGGGCAATGCAAGGGAATTGTACGACGGCAACATTTTGTCTCATGATGGTGATCAATGTCACTATTGTGGAGAGTGCCTTGACAAGATTGGCGCTCTTGCAGTCCAATGTCTGATGTACGACGTTGACGATAGACCCACAATGGCAGAGGTAGTGGATGAATTGAAGCAAGCAGCCAATCTAGTGGATAATTGCAAGCAGCGAGCCATCGTCTCCCAGCATACTGTTGCTCATGTTTGA